The Brachionichthys hirsutus isolate HB-005 chromosome 17, CSIRO-AGI_Bhir_v1, whole genome shotgun sequence genome segment GAAATATTTACCTGTGGATGTGAGACACAACTATAATTGTAGCCCTGTGGGAGTGTTACTGAATTGGAAAATTGAGATTAGAAATATACTTCTGGGTAACATTATGTGTTCAAAATTTCCAAAATGTCATCTTCAGTCTACATAAAATGTGTATGTGAATTACATGTTTCATAATTTTAAGTACAATGATCAGAACTTGAGGGCAAAATGTAGTGTAGTGTtgctttatataataataataaaaagaaactaaataagcaaaaaaaataaaaatacaatcactGATTTGGGCATTTTTCTGTCAAACCAGGTTAAACAAAGTCACCGAAACAGACTTGTGTTACTCTGTTAAAATATCATCAAAAgctcaacaaacaaacaaaagaacagTCGCTTCAATACAGTAATCagtaatttcatgttttttgctTCAGTCTTCTGAGATGATGGGAGAAACAGCGATTGACTGTAAATCACAGCTGAACTCTGAACATCATACAGATAAAAGGATTTGGTGCATCTAAACATCTCCCTATTACAATGACACTTATTTATGAGATTTATGGACTTAATCTGGAATAACATTAATAATATTCTCGAAACCTTTCTGTACAATAATAGATATGTTAAGGCAAATAGGCGAGTAGGCAGTGTGCGTGAGTGAGAAAGACACTTTAGCAGGGGTTTATCTCACGCTCACATCTTTTCTAGGTCAGCATCAAACAGACTGGATGACCTTTAATCACACAAATGGGTAACGCTCACTCTGAAAACTTTGTTAGTCAAATCATAATCACATATTTGTAGTTTAGGATAatgcggtaaaaaaaaaatccaacacaacatgtttgtttgttttaatacagACAATCTTTAGATCTGTAACACCGataaattattcttggtatatttatacaccaaccatgaaaagtaaaattggagttgatgtgtattttttttctcaaattatataaacatcaatcaataatcaaccgagacattTTGGAACACAttttccattgactgcaatgttattaaaagtttcaaagtgatccagaatcaaggATCTTTTTCCTGAATCTTCACCtaaatctgtttctggtaacatccccaacattttctgaaaatgtaatccagacttttttttgagttatgttgctaaaagtcagacagagacaaacgccagcaaaaacaaagcctccttggtggaggtcaAAATTATGAAATAATACTATGCCCATTGCTTCGGCTTCCACtccacacactgtgtgtgtgtgtgtgtgtgtgtgtgtcttagtgctatgtctgtgctgctgtttctctTGTGGACTGACTGTGCTGGCACAGAATGTGGGATATCTGCaggacaggcagcagcagctgaaatgCATTTTGGATGTAGTTGGTACTGTTggagccctgcagacaggagacCCAAAAAACAtaatcatcgtcttcatcattaTGGGCAACAAGATTTAAAATTGTATAACATATAACATCATTAATTATTTCAACAATCGCAGTGATTGTTGGCGCAGTCCTTGGTTGTCACGGAGAGCATCGTGGGTAACATGAGTGTGTCTCACCTCTAGCAGCACACTATCTACCAGTGGATTTATTTCCTCTGCTTTCCTCTGGCCCTGAGGGACAACCAAGCGGGAAGCAGAGATGAGATCAAATCTTGCCACTTGCTATGAAAAACAACGAGATCATCGGGAAGACCCACTAAAAACTACAACTCCATAAAAACTGTTTTCATATTCACTACCGCAGGCCACGTGAATTAATCTGTGAATGGAAAATAGTCCCAAACAAATGCATGATTTATTTCTGATTGAGTGAGATTTacttaaaataaagaataatgaaAGGCCATTGTGTTTTTATCGTAATCAGAAACAAATCTGTGAGacattttacatctgttgttAGCGTGGAGAGATGCGTTCACGTATTGTTGGTTTTGGATTACCGGTAAATTAACAACATCAGTCTCATTGTCCCCCACTGAGACCCCTCACACATAATCCCGCTCACCTACCCCAACAAGAAGCAGCGTGTCAGAGAACGTCTTGGTCAAACAATTCACCTCTTTACACATGGCATGTGTCAACCTGGGGGAAAGAAAATGCAGATCTTagctttctctcttttcacgcacgcacgcatgcacacacgcacacacacacctagagaGGATGTGTGCCTGGTCCCTGGCTGGCTTCTCCAACTCCTGGCCGTGGAGGATGAGCTCTGCCACTTTGTGGAGCTGCTCAATACTGCGAGACGTCACCTCAGCCAGACTGCCGATTGACGACATGAAGACActctgaagagagagagagagagagagagagagagatacaaataaaaagaaagacaagaaaagcttttattattgtaatacaaatgttacactgcaagcacacaacacGATTACAATTACACCCTGGTacaacaaccacacacatgcatatatgcataggGGCCCCTAGCggggcggtgccttgctcaagggcacctcggcagtgctctgagggtagactggctcctctccagccaccgacacacactcctgattCCGTCTGGCCTGGGAATGAGGTGGACTCTCCGCTTCCCAACTCAACACGCCAGGAAAGTCCCATTACATAACTAAGGTGACCTCACCTGTACAGATCGGAGGTCGTTCTCCttctcgtcctcctctccttccttcttctctcctccgtTCTCCGTCTCTCCATCGTTTCCCTTCTCCGGAGGTGAGGCCTGTCTCGCAGGCGTCTCGTGCATTTCCGTGTCAGCCGTCGTAGCAGACTGCTCCGCCTTGTTCACCCAGTCTTGGGCCTTCACTCGAGCCTGGCAATGCAcaattaccacacacacacacacacacacacacacacacacaccagttctCGATGGCGAGAAATTGCCAGCTAATCTATGCTAATCAGATGCGTGCACACGATTATATGCTAATGTGTGTTATATCCTCCTGATGgaagggacagacagacagacagacagacagctgggACTCCATCTTGCGACTGTGGCTCACCTTGTTCAGCTTGTCTGGGGTGGCAGCAacatgcagctcaaacaacagctCAGTGAGAACATTCCCAAACTCCTTGTTTTCCACAGCTGGTGAAAATACACAAGATTAAAGTGAAGACGAAATCTCAGTCAACCAAGGTGCAATATCGGTTCTGTGATGGAACAGTGTAATCCAGAACCTAAATCACCGTTATCATTtgcctttcctcctccttctgtttcagcttcctcttcctcacgcttTAAAAAGATATCTTTGATGTAAATCAGCTCCTTCTTCAAttgctccagctcctcttcctccagggaggagagggcagcttgtacctaaaaaaaaaacccagataaAGTCATTTACAATTTTATTATAAATTACGTAATTACatatataattgtaaaacaATTATACAAccactctaaaaaaaaagactttcccAATAAAATGTGACCTTTGCTACTCACCTTCAGCTCGCTCTCATTGGACAGGATCTCCAGAGCCTCGAGGTGTGCCAGACCCTGGTGATCATCAAACAGTACGCCATAGTGAGCTGTGGGTGCCCTGATTGGCTGGTTGCCTAGACGCGCTCGCTCTTTTTCTTTGGCTTCCTTCAACATCTATAAAGACACCCATTAAAACATGCATTAATATGAATTGAGCCATGAAGACGTGTTGGTTTTTGGTGCGTCTGTGCATGCCTGGCTCAGTGACGCCGTCTTCTGCATCAGGGTCTTGGTCTTTTTGAAACCCGGGTCGCTCTCTGCTAGAACAGTCATGGTCTTCTTTCCAATGAACTCCAAGGCGTCCAAACCGCCACTGATCACCGATTTACcctttgagagagagagagagagagagagagagagaaagtgattGAAATTGACAACTGTGCagacataaaacataaataaataaggcaATTTACaagatttacaaaaaaaaaagaagaagaagaattcatGGTAAATCAATTTTAAGATCTTAAAATGAATATTTGCCAAAACTGATTACAAGTCAAACAATGACATACGATGGGTGCTTTGTGGAAGAATCATATGTCTGAAGAATTTAATGTCCGAACTGGTTTATGTCGTCAAAGGTAACGTTACAAAATGTTGATGTCTCATATTGTATGTTTACGCTATGGTTTATAATGATCTGATTTACGGTCCAATCAGTTTAACAAACAACGTAACTACTCTAGATGATTTGAGGTAAACCTTACCGTGTTCTGCACAGCGTTTGTGATGGTAGAGAAGACGCCTCTGCTGAAAGCTGCAGGACTCGCAGGGGACTCCCCTGTCTCTCCATTATTGcccccttcttctctcctccgctctgctccttcctctgcGTCTTGTGCCTCCTCTCCCACCGAAGTCCTGTGAAGATGCAGAGCCTCTCCTGCGCCGGCACATACGAAGGCAGACAAATACTTGAGAGaggacatggacatggacatggacatggacatggacatgtCAAATGTGAGCTGGTGAAGGTAAATGGCGATAGAAGACTTACCAACTGTCGATGTGGCATTGCTCAGAAGAGACTTTCCCCATGAACTCCAACCTTCCCAGGATTTTTCCTTCTCTTGACATgacatctgcacacacacacacacacacacacactagtaatTTACTTATATtcatttaagacattttaaGGATGTGCCTTGtgaagtaaagtaaagtaaattcCCCAATTTACGGCTACCGCTAATGCCAGACGCAGAATATTGAAGCGGCTACTTATTGGGtacaaatataaacaaataGTATTAATTACAATATAAATGTTGTCTGCATTATTTTTAGAACTACCTAACAAAGTGACCTAAATTATTTTCGTTATCAATTTGCCCCCTTTGGTGCAACTAAAGTTGGAAAATAGATTTTGTTCAAAAGTCATAAACCTAAAAGCGACTGAAGTCTACTGTCACATCAGAATGTGATTtctaagacaaaaaaaactaacaaagttatgtgtttaaaaacaataatcacTGACAACGACTAGATTCTATCAAGATTTTGCCcgagaatattttttaaataattaataaattattaaaataacattatttgCTGATCATTTAAACTTGTACATCAATTATTCATTTGTCAATTAATGACCAAATCGGGTCAGTCAAACTCGGGTGAAAAGGCGATAAAGGACACGCTGATGAAGTTGCTGCAAATACcttgtgtaaataaatatctCGACAAATCACAAATGAGGAAAAGCAGCACAGAAATGTAACGGATGTACGTGACAGATGTTGCATGTTGTCTCATAATCATGCGTTCTTCCTCCAGAGACCAATCACAAGGTTGTTTCAAATGCACAATGTCCTGCTTGATTCCGATTCTGATTGATACGcacacaaaatattttaaggGTGTCTCTCATGCAATGTATATAAAGCGAAGGTCATCACTACGAACCTGCACATCCTCCTCTACAAGCTTAGGCTCAAGGCTCACTGGTTGGTCACATTGGATCACATGACCCTCAGCAGGACGCTGAGGTTGGTCACACGGACTCCCTAAACACGGAGCGCTGCCGTCGTCGCTGGTTGCCTCCTTGGGCGGTGCGAGGACAGAACTTTCTGGAATCAAAGGAGGCTGCAGGGATGGCGATGCCTGGACTGCTGGGCTGTCCTGAATGGAGCCAGGATTAGTGTACGTGGCTGAAGGGGGTGGaaaggtgatgtcatcagaaggGTCCGTCTCAGAGAGGACCATCTGGTCCATCATGATCTGAAAGTCAGCACTGATTTTAGTGAGTTTTGTACTAAATCAGTGCTTCTTTACAAAACTTTGCAAAGTTTCAAACTTTGAAACCAAAACAGTGCTTACATATAGCATAACCAAATAACATAGTATAAGCAATATACATTAAAAATTACAGTACATTTATGTATAGATGTTTTTCCATTTTGGAAACGTGTATGTTGTCTTGTATGATTGCTTCGATTGTACAAGAGCTTATATTAAACTTGTAATAgctttgttattattattatttaaattaattaaacttccagttttttttatgtgatcaGTTGTTCATTCCATGAAATTTCAAAGCGATGTATTTAGGTATTTGTTTTCATCGATATCCACTCCACTTTTCCAAATTgttcattttatattattttatttgatattttcacATTATACGAGTCACAGAAAtattatgaatatatatatatatatatatatatatatatatatatatatataaacgtcCCATATAATTCAACCATCAACCTATCTTTTCACACTTCGATGATGACAAACAAATAAGGCAAAGAGATTTTGTAGCAAAAATAAGTTACGAAATTAGAAATAGGTCCTGAGAAAACTCCGCCCCAATTCGTTGGATATCACTTTATGGCTAAACAGCACCCCCTTGTGATCACTTGCTGCCACTGCATCCAAATCATTCCCTGTCATCACGAAGAATCAACAGGATCAAGTTGATCTAATTCATTCATAATTCATCAAAGCggttgaataaaaaacaacaacaaccctttCTAGTCCTTCCTGCTTATTGTAACGCTATTTGAGTAGATCCTTGCAGCCTGACAAACAAAGCGCGTCACGTCagacacaacaacaaagactCGTGTTGTGTTTGAAAGACGGTCCGCTTCATCTTGTGTCAGACGGACTCTCAACGCTGCAGGAAACGATTAAACTGTTTCACTGCAAAGATATGAAGTCCAAAATATTTTGGTTTTTGTGAAAGTGGACAAGCGCCGCTCACCCGTTGCGTGTCCGCTGggccgctcctcttcctcaccgccACGTCGGCAAGCCGGGGGAAGTGACTTCACCAAAGAGTAACAAACAAGGCAAGAAAGTTCCCTGCGTCCGAACCCGAGGTCGTCTGCGGATCCCTGAGGTTATTCAACCCGGCGCGTCAAAACGTTAGAGGAGCAGAAATGATGAAGTAAAAAAAGACGTCTTTACGCATTTGTGGAAAAATACCCTTTAATTAAAGCATATGAAATCCGATGTACTCTCAAAGTATCCCTTAAATCCTATGTGTCAAACTcgaggcccgggggccaaatgtggcccgccacaTCGTTtattgtggcccgtgagagctgtgtgcagacatttgtttttgtaaaatgctgcatctgtcacacattttCTCAGCAGCTCGCAGTTGTTTCATaaccgataacttgcactgttctatttgtactgcgtgattacgctaattttactgctgctaatatacatctatgtatattagcagctgttttgtgatgtgttttgtacttatatgttttttgtatctcagtcattactgttacatggagcacaacttcaccgagaaaaatgatgtctgtgaaccctcattgacaataaactacttctgattctggttctggttctgatttttggttgtctttccctgcagccctgcaggaaaagacaggTGTGACagggaacccaacttgacccacagcATGTCTTAGGCTGCTGACCCCTGGTCTATTAACACTGGACTTACCTGCTTGGATTGATTTTGGCTTTACATGTAGCTTGTGCACATTGtctattattttaaatatgtccttttgtattttctgattAATTGTTTTATCTCCTCCAAATCCTCAACAcgtccttgtttttttttttatgtcattcaTTCTGTTTCCGGGGTTTCTTTTGTGAGTCTACTCGGCTTTGTCCCAAAAACAACACTGACTCGTCGGCCAAAAGGCAGGCTCAAGTTGGCGAGTTGCAATAAACCTGCTTAAAGTGTTGTTAAAATCtgttaatacttttttttttgccacataCTTTTGGAATGTTTTACAACTGCGTAAAGCAGTTGGGACATGAATTTGGAAGTCAGAATGCTTaagtaaaaatacaaattctCCAACTCCAAGAGTTCCGAGTCCGATTTGAAAGACTGACCTCTGCATTGGTAGTGAATTAAACTTCTGTCAGTCACCTGATCTAATAACAAATTCAGCGACTGTTTCaccacaaacaaacataaaacacgaAGTTTCCAAATGTTATGAATAAGTTTATTAAGTGGTATGAATATTacgttttaaaataaatgaaaaactgCAGATAGACCTGTTTTATATGTTCACAGTTTAACATGTTCCCTTTGAATTGCCAAGATTTAGTTTAAAAACAGATAAGATTTATTATAGACACATTATACAAACGTATGCTATCCATTATTATAGCGTTATCGAAATCGTGATTAATGAAAACCATTCATTGCTCTTTCA includes the following:
- the fam114a1 gene encoding protein NOXP20, which produces MDQMVLSETDPSDDITFPPPSATYTNPGSIQDSPAVQASPSLQPPLIPESSVLAPPKEATSDDGSAPCLGSPCDQPQRPAEGHVIQCDQPVSLEPKLVEEDVQMSCQEKEKSWEGWSSWGKSLLSNATSTVGKSSIAIYLRAGEALHLHRTSVGEEAQDAEEGAERRREEGGNNGETGESPASPAAFSRGVFSTITNAVQNTGKSVISGGLDALEFIGKKTMTVLAESDPGFKKTKTLMQKTASLSQMLKEAKEKERARLGNQPIRAPTAHYGVLFDDHQGLAHLEALEILSNESELKVQAALSSLEEEELEQLKKELIYIKDIFLKREEEEAETEGGGKANDNAVENKEFGNVLTELLFELHVAATPDKLNKARVKAQDWVNKAEQSATTADTEMHETPARQASPPEKGNDGETENGGEKKEGEEDEKENDLRSVQSVFMSSIGSLAEVTSRSIEQLHKVAELILHGQELEKPARDQAHILSRLTHAMCKEVNCLTKTFSDTLLLVGGQRKAEEINPLVDSVLLEGSNSTNYIQNAFQLLLPVLQISHILCQHSQSTRETAAQT